In Streptomyces sp. Li-HN-5-11, the sequence CGTCGGGGCACGGCGCAGAACAGGGCACGTCGGCCTCCAGCTCGGCCGGGTGAACCACACACTCCTGCACCATGCCCAGTGCCCCGTCGCGGTCGTGCCGCAGCGGCGATGAGCGCCGGGCCACCCCCGCACCGGGACGCTCCGCGCTGCCGGTCGGTGTGTGTCGCGGTACGGAAGCCGCCCGGTCGTTGTCGTGCGGTCACTGGAAGGCAGCCTGGATTTCCTGTTCGGTCGCTTCGTGCGAGACCAGCAGGAGTTCGTCGCCGGGCATGAGCCGCACCCCGGGGCCGGGGACCGTGGGCCGCCCGTCGCGGACGACGGTGGCGACCACGGTGCCGGCGGGCAGGCCGATCTCGCCCAGTGTGTGTCCCGCGGCCCGCGACCGCGCGGTGATCGCGGTCTCGATGACCTCGACGCCCGCCTTGCTCAGCCGCAGGAGTGCCACGGTGTCCGTCGCACCGGTGGCCTCCTCGATGAGGGAGATCAGGGGGGTGGTCGCGGGCACGGCCACGTCGACCCCCCAGCGCCCGTCGAAGAGCCAGGTGTTCTCCGCCTCGTTGACGCGCGCGGCCACTCGTCCCACCCCGAACTGCCGCTTGGCGAGCAGACTGATGACCAGATTGTCCTCGTCGCGGCCCGTGGCGGCGATGAAGAGGTCGCAGGCGAAGGCTCCCGCGCGCTCCAGCAGGCCCGGCTCACAGGCGTCCCCTGCCACGAGGCGCACCTGCGGCATGCCTTCTAGTTCGGCCACACGGTCCTCGTCGCGCTCGACGAGGGTGACGTCGTTGCGCGCGGCGGACAGCACCCGGGCGATCTGGGTGCCGAGCCGGCCCGCACCCGCGATCAGGACCTTCATGTTCCCAGCTCCTTGCCGAGAAAGCCGCTCAGCCGGCTCAGCGCCATCGCGGCGACGCCGAAGGTGACCACATCGCCGGGCTCGGCCAGCACACCGTGGGCAGGCAGCAGGGAGTGTCCGGCACGGGTGATCTCCACGACACGGATCTCACCGTCGATGTCGAAGTCGGTCACCGGCCGTCCGGTGAGATACGACGGCAGCCGGGACCGCACCAGGAGCGTCTCGCCGTTGCCGAAGGCGAGTTCGGGGATGAGGTGGCGGTGCACCAGCATCTGGTGGATGCGGTTGACGGCCCAGCGGACGCTGGAGATCGTCGGGATCCCCAGTTCCCGGTAGATGTCGGCGCGGCACGGATCGTGGATGCGGGCGAGGACGATCGGGACCCGGTACGTCTCCTTGGCGGTGCGCGCGCTGACGATGTTGCTGTTGTCCCCGGAGGTGACCGCGACGAAGGCGTCCGCATGGCCGATCCCGGCCGTCTCCAGCGCGGCGCGGCTGAAGCCGTTGCCCACGTGGAAGGCGCCGGAAAAGCCTGGTGCCAGCTGCTTCCGCGCCTTGGGCTGCTGGTCGACGAGGCGGACGTCGTGGCCTTCGGTGACAAGCTGCGTGGCGAGGGTGGCTCCGACCCGCCCGCACCCCACGATGATCACTCTCATCGTGTTCCTCCCTCCGGGGACGTCCTCCGGTGCCGCAGCACCCATTTCCTGGTTTCCTCAGCGATCAGCAGCAGCACGCCGAAGCCGGTCAGGACCGCCCAGTCGGCGGCGGTCAGCGGCGCGGTGTGGAAGACCGCCTGCAACGGCGGCGCGTAGCTGATGGCGGCCATCAGCGCGATGCCGACGCAGCCGGCGCCGATCAGCCAGGGATTGCTCAGCAGCCCGGCACGGAAGACGCTCTGCCGGTCGGTGCGCACGGCGAGCGCGTTGAAGAACTGGCTGACGACGATGCCGGCCTGCACCATGGTGATCGCCTCCCGGTAGACCGGGTCGTCCTTCGTGAAGTCCGCGTAGGGGATGCCCGAAGCGTGGATGTGCCAGAAGAAGACGGCGCACACGCCGAGCGCCTGGATGCCGCCGAGGAAGCAGATGCGGCCCATGACGGTCGCGGAGAAGAGCCGCTCGTTGCGGGGCCTCGGCGGGCTGTCCATGGCGTCGGGCTCCATCGGCTCCGCACCGAGCGCCAGGGCCGGCAGCACGTCCGAGCCGAGGTCGATGGCGAGGATCTGCACGGCCGTGATCGGCACCAGAGGGAACCCGGCGAAGGTCGCGGCGATGATCGGCACGAGTTCGGCGATGTTGTGGCTGAAGAGGTAGATGAGGAACTTGCGGATGTTCCGGTAGACCGAGCGGCCCAGTCCGACCGCGGTGGTGATGGAGGCGAAGGAGTCGTCGAGCAGCACCATCACGGCGGCCTCACGGGCGACGTCGGTGCCGGAGGCGCCCATGGCGACGCCGATGTCGGCGTGTTTGAGGGCCGGGGCGTCGTTGGCCCCGTCGCCGGTGACGGCGACGACCTCGCCCCGCCGCTGCAGTGCCGTGACCACGCGCATCTTGTGCTCGGGGGTGACCCGGCACAGCAGCAGTTCGGTGGAGCCCGCCAGCAGGTCGTCCAGGCCGCGGTCGTCCAGCGCGTCCAACTGGGGGCCCGTCGCCGTGGCCGGCGACGGTTCGCGCACGATGCCGACACGGCGGGCCACGGCCTCCGCTGTCAGCGGGTGGTCACCGGTGACCATGACGATGCGGATGCCGGCGCGCCGGCAGGCGTCAACCGCGTCCCGGACCTCCGGACGGGGTGGGTCGTACATCCCGGCGAACCCCAGCAGGGTCAGCTTCGACTCGACGTCCGCGAGCGGCGGACGGGGACCGGCGACCCGTCTCCGGGCGACCGCCAGTACGCGCAGGCCCTGCTCGGCCATGCCGTCCGCGGCCGCCGACGCCTCGGCACGGACGGTGCTCGTCAGCGGTGCATTCCCGGTGCCCCGTTCGACGGTGTCACAGCGTGCGAGCAACTCGAGCGGTGCGCCCTTGACGTACGCGAGGTACGTGCCGAGGCCGTCGCGGTGCACGGTGCTCATCAGCTTGCGCGCGGAGTCGAAGGGGTACTCCGACACCCGTGGGGTGCGCGCCTCCTCCTCGGCCGGATCCAGGCCGGCCTTCAGAGCGGCCACCAGCAGGGCTCCCTCGGTGGTGTCGCCGAGCACCCGCCACGCGTCCCGCCCGGTCGGCGGCACCAGCCGGGCGTTGCCGCACAGAGCCGCCGCCCGCAGCAGCTCCCGTACCGGCTCCGCGCCGGTGATCTCGCCGACCGGCGCGTACCCCACTCCCGACACGGTGTGTGAAACACCGTCGGCCCACAGCTGTACGACGGTCATCTCGGCCTGAGTGAGGGTGCCCGTCTTGTCGGTGCAGATCACACTGGTCGAACCCAGCGCCTCCACCGCGAGCAGTTGCTTGACGAGCGCGTGCCGACGGGCCATGCGACGGACACCGATCGCCAGTGACACGGAGAGCGTTGCCGGCAGCCCTTCCGGCACGAGGGCGACCATCACGCCCAGCGAGAAGACGAACGTGTCGACGAACGGCTGCCCGCTGGGCGCGCGCACCGCGAACATGACGGCGCCGGTCGCGAGTGCCACCCCCGCGACCCGGCGGGCCATGGCGGCGACCTGGCGTTGCAGCGGGGTCTGCTGCCTCGGCGCCGCTGCGGTGAGCCGGAAGATCCGCCCGAACTCGGTGGCCGTACCCGTGGCGAACACGACGGCCTTGCCCGTGCCGGCGACCAGGTCGGTGCCCATGAAGACGCAGTTGCGCGCGCTCAGCTGCGGCCCCGGCGGCACGGGACCCGCCACCCGTGCGACGGGATCGCTCTCGCCGGTGAGCGCGGCGTTGTTGACGGCGGCTTCCTGGGCCTCGACCAGCCGGCAGTCGGCCGGCACCGCGTCCCCGGCCTCCAGGATCACCACATCACCCGGCACCAGATCCCGCACGGGCAGCTCCCGCCGCTCCCCGTCACGCAGCACGCGGCAGGTGTGCGGCACCATCGCCTGCAGTGACTCGGCCGTGCGCTCGGCGGAGTACTCCTGCGCGAAGCCGATGCCGGCGTTCAGCAGAACCACTCCGAGGATGGCCAGGGCCAGCTGCAGGGTGGCCGGATCGTGGGGCCGCTCCAGCACGTACGCGAGAAACGTGATGGCCGAGGAGACGAGCAGCACGACCGCGAAAAGGTCGGTGAACTGCGCGACCAGACGGCGCCACACCGGGCCGTGGCGCACGGCGGGCAGCTCGTTGGGGCCGTAACGGGTCTGCCGTGCGGCTGTCTCGGCCGGCGTGAGACCGCGCGAGGAGCTCCGCACGGCGGTGAAGACGTCGGGAACCGGCAGGGAGGGCATGGCCGACGCGGGGGCACCCTGCTGGTCCGGGGAACGCGTCGGCGCCGGGGCACACGCTTGTGGGCCGCTCCCGCGTGGAGGGGCCGTGCCCTGGCGGGCCGATTCAGGGGGCATGCGGGACTCCGGCCTCCGAAAGCGGTCCCGGGGGCTCCTGAAGGACGCTCCAGGCGACCGCGCCGAGCAGGTCGGCGAACCGCCGGAAGACGTCGAGGAACAGGTCGTCGATCGTCAGCACGCCCACGACACGCCCTGCGCCGAGGACCGGAAGCCGGCGGACCCCGCTGCGACGGAACGTCTGGTACGCCACTTGGAGGTCGTCATCGGCGTCGATCGTGACCGCTCGTGGCGACATGACCGCGTCCACCCGTGCCCTCGCGTCCAGACCGCCGCCCACGCCGCGAATGGCGAGGTCGCGGTCGGTGACTATGCCGCGCAGTGCTCCGTCATCGACCACGAGGACGGACCCGACGGAGCACTCGGCCATCTGCCGGGTCACCTGGACCAGGGAGACGTCCGGTGCGACGCACACCGGCGGAGCGGTCATCACCTCCGACACCTTCATACGACTCCTCCTGCGTTCGAGTCCGGCAGCCCGGGGGTCAGAGGAACTCGAGCAACTCGGTGACCGGGCGCCGCGGGCTCGCGGGGCCTTCGGGGCCGTAGCCGAGCCGGAGCACCATCTGTACGTGGGCCATGGCGGAGACGGGATCGCGGACTGCCCACCGGGTTTCCGGCCACTCCAGGGGCTGGGAGGTGACCGAGGCGACCAGCCCCTCGGTGGTGGCCCGCAGGAGCACCCGCTCCAGTGCCTGACCGGCACGGAGCCATTCCACAGGCTCGTCGCGAGCCGTACCCAGCAGGGCGATGTTCGGTGCCTTCTCGAAGGGTTCCGAGCCCCGCCCCGGCATCGGACGGCCCACGGAGAAGTCGCGCACGGGGGCCGAGGTACCGCGCTGGCGCGGACCGAACGCCTCGCCAGGGATGCCATCGACGGCACCCGCGGTACCTGAGGGTTCCGTACGCGTCCACTGTGTCGTCTCCGCGCGCACTCCCGTGTCGAGCGCTTCCCGGACCTCGGCGTCCCGTACCAGTTCCAGGATCGACCGCACGTGCCAGGCTCCCGGAAACACCAGTTGCGCGCCCTCGGCGCGCGCGGCGTCGCACAGCCGTTGCCTGGCGGCGGCGGGGACGGCTTCGTCGCGGAAGGGCAGGCGGCTGGAGTGCCGGCGGTGGATCGCCGGGTGCAGCCGCGCGAGAGCCCTGTCCGGCGGGCCGGGGCCGCACAGGCGTACCTCGGCCAGGAACTCCGCCAGGGCCGGCTCGGGCAGCAACCGGACGACCGGCGCCAGCCCGGCCGCCGCAGCGGCCACGCGCAGGTTGAGCAACGCCGCACCGCAGCCCATGTGGAGGCCCCGATTCACCGGGTCGGTCCGCAGGAGCGCGCGCCCCGGATCGGCATACAGACGCAGGACGCCGGCGTCCCGCAGCCAGCGGAACGCCCAAGGCTGCGCGTTGTGCAGCGAGGGCGCCGCGGCGGCGTCCGTCACGAGTGCCGTGACGACGTTCGCGTCAAGGTGTTGTGCGGTCACGGTGGCTTCCCTTCGTGCCGGTCCGGTCGCTCACACGGATGTCGGTACCGCGATGACGGGGCAGCGGGCGTGGTGCAGCACTCCCTGGCTGACCGAGCCCAGCAGCATGCCGGTGAAGCCTCCGTGTCCCCGGGTCCCCACCACCACGCCCAGCGCATGGGCCGACGCGTCGGTGAGCACGTGCACGGGGTGCCCGACGACCAGTTCCTGGCGCAGATCGACCTCGGGGAAGCGGGCGCGGCGGCCCGCCACGATCTCGGAGAGCAGCCGGCGGCACTCCTCCTGCGGCCCGTGTTCGTCGAAGACCCTGAGCGGCCCGGCCTCCCAGACGAACAGGGCCCTCAGCCGGGCGCCGCGCAGGGCCGCCTCCTCGAACGCCACGTCGACGGCGGCCGCGGAGTGTTCGCTGCCGTCGACGCCGACCACGTAGTAGGCGGGGTCCTGAGTGATGTGTTCCGGCTCGGGTACGACCACGAGGGGGCAGCGGGTGTGAGCCATGACCGGCAGGGCGACCGACGCGGAGCCGAAGACCTCCTGCGTCCGGCTCAGGTGCCGCGATCCCAGCACGACGGCGGCGGCGTCGCGACTCTGCTCGCGCAACACCCAGACGGGGTCGCCCTCCGCGAGCAGGGCGTCCACGGCGAGTCCCGGGTGCCGGGACGTGACGAAGTCCGCGGCCTCCTCCAGCACCTGCCTCCCGGCTTTGTGCAGCGCCTCGTTCCATTCCTCCCACGACGGCGGGACCTCCCGCGGCCACGAGCCCCTGGTCGGCACGCCCTCGACGTGGACCGGACGCAGGGGCAGCCGCCGACGGGCCGCTTCGTCGGCCGCCCAGGCCAGGGCCATCCGATGGGTGGGATCGGGATCGACGCCCACCACGATCGGCTTGCGGTCACTGGGCCGGGTCATGGTCGCCGTCCCGTACGATCACGCATGCCGGCTGTGCGTACGACGATCTCGCCGAAGCGGGCGTGCACACAGCCGCCGGACGCGCCTCGTGACAGGCGCTCGGTACGGCCAAGTCGTCGTGGTTCGCTGGTGCGGGAGCGGACATCGCCCTCGTCTCCTCCCGGCGGTGGCTCGCAGGAGTGCCGCCGATCCCATGGAAGGCCGTTGCGGCCCATGCCTGCCAGGGGCCATTGGTCCCCACGCAGGGACTGCTGACCCTCCCGCGCATCGAGACCGGCCGCGGTCCGCAACGACCCAGCCGCCCTCCGGGTTGCCGGCGTTGTCATCGGGCGCCGTGGGAGGCGGCCCAGCGGCGCCGTACCGCCTCCTCGTGCTCGGCCTCCTCCAGCGCCAGTTCGACTGCCGTGAGCTCCCGCCGCAGCCGGGGGATCCAGTGCCGGTTCAAAGCGCGGACCCGCTGCCGGGTCCGTGCGGCCTCAGCGGCGAGCAAGTCTGCCGCGGCCTGCTGGGCGGCGTGCTCCGTGGCGGCGCGAATCGCCGCTCGGTACGCCCGCTCGGCATGCGCGAGCGCGGTGTTGGGCGGGGTCTGCTCCTCCGGGGAGCGGACGGGACCCGTACAGGACACGGCCTCAGGATGGCGTACACCCATCAGCGCGGCCCACCGGACCTCGACCCGGGCCCGGTCTGCCGGCACCGCCTCGGCCAGCGCCCCCTCGCCGCCGAGCAGCACACCCCGCACCAGCCAGGTGTCCGCCTCGGACATGCGCTCCCGCCACACCCGGCCCGCGTCCTGAGCCGCCCGGCGTGCCACGCGCTCGCGGTCCAGCAGCAGCCGGAGTTTGCGTTCCAGCAGGTCCGCTCCGCGGAGCGCCGTGGCGAGGTTGCGGCGCAGCCGCAGCCGTCCGGCCCGCCCCACCGGTACCCGGCTTCCACGGCCGCTCACGGCGCCTCACCCGGCCCGTCCGTGCCGGCTTCGGACGACGCCCGGCGTGCCTCGAACAACTCGGCCGGGAGCATGCCGAGCTGACTGCGCGGCAGCGTCAGCAGCACCTCCCAGGCCCGGTCCAGGGAGTCGTCCAGTGCGCGGTTCTCGTCCATGGCCTGGGCCAGGAACCGCTTCCGGAAGGTGTCCTCCAGGTCCAGATGGCGCAGGTCGGTGGGACTGAGCGCCGGCCGTCCGATCAGGTCCGCGAGTTCCCGCACCTGGCGGGACCGGGCAAGCGCGGCGATCAGCTGCGCGGCCACGTGCGGGTGATCGGCGCGGGTCCGTCCGGCCCCCGCTCCCTTTCGCATCAGACGTGACAGCGAGGCCAGCGGATCGACGGGCGGGTACGTCCCGGCCGCGTACACCTCGGCCGACAGCACGATCTGCCCCTCCGTGATGTAGCCCGTGAGATCGGGGACGGGGTGGGTGATGTCACCCGCCGGCATGGTGAGCACCGGCAGGACGGTCACCGATCCCGGCCGGCCCCTGATCCTGCCGCAGCGTTCGTAGAGAGAGGCGAGGTCGCTGTACAGGTAGCCGGGGTAGGCCCGGCGGGCGGGGATCTCGCCCCGCGCGGCGGACACCTCGCGCAGGGCCTCGGAGTAGGCCGTCATGTCCGTCATCACCACCAGGACATGACGGCCCTCGGCGAACGCCAGGTGCTCGGCGACCGTCAGGGCCAGCCGTGGAGTGAGCAGCCGCTCGATGACCGGGTCGTCGGCCGTGTTGAGGAGCAGGACCAGTTCGCGTGCCGCCGAGCGCTCCGCCAGACCGGCGCGCACGAACGCCGCGTCCGCGTGGGTGAGTCCCATGCCGGCGAAGACGACCGCGAACGCCTCGCCGCCGCAGGCCGCCTGGGCCGCGATCTGCACCGCCAGTTCCAGGTGCGGCAGCCCGGCCGCCGAGAACACCGGTAGCTTCTGGCCCCGAACCAGGGTGGTGAGCACGTCCACGGCGGTCACGCCCGTCAGCACCGGCTCGTTCGGCGGTTCCCGGCGCACGGGGTTGATCGGCGCGCCGCCCACCGCCGCGTACGTGCCGCCCAGCACCGGCGGTCCGCCGTCGGCCGGCTCCCCCCGGCCGTTGCACACGCGTCCCAGCCATCCGGTGCCGACCGCGATGCGCAGGGGGGTGCCCGAGAAGGCGACGCGGGTGCCGGTCCGGTCCATGCCGGACGTGTCCTCCAGCACCTGCACCACGGCGAGGTCCCGGTCCACCTCCAGCACCAGCCCGTGCCGTCGCTCCTGCGAGCCGAGGGTGATCGTGGCGAACTCGTCCCAGCCGACCCCGCGCACGCCCTCCACGACGACGAGCGGGCCGCGCAGCTCGCGCACCCCCGTGTACTCGACGTCTGCGAACCCGCTCATGCGGAGGCCTCCGCAAGCCGGGACAGCACCGCGTCGCGGGCCGCCGCCACCGGCGCGGTCTGCGCCGGGCCGGCGCTCTCCCGGGCCCGCAGCAGCGGGGTGAAGTCGACCGCCTCGACCGTGTCCGCTCCCGTACCGGATGCCACCAGTTCCAGGCAGCGGCCGATCACCGTCAGCGTGGCCTCCACGAGCGCCGCCGTCTTCTCGGGCGCGCTGTAGGCGTCCGCCGGCGACAGGGCGTTCTGCTGGATCACCGCTTCGCGCAGCAGCCGCCCGGCGAGCACGCTGATCCGTTCGCGCGGCGGGAGGGCCGTGACCCCGACCAGTTCGACCAGGTCCGCCAGCCGGTCCGCCTCGGCGAGCAGCCGCACCACCTGTGCCCGCCTGTCCGGCCAGTCGGGGTCACCGGCCCGCGCATCGGCGGCCGCCAGCGCGGCGGCGTCCCGGGAGAAGGAGTCCACCCAGGAGACAGCCGGGTAGTGACGCGCGTAGGCAAGGTCGCGGTCCAGGCTCCACAGGCATCGCACGAACCGTTCGGTGTGCGCCGTGACCGGCTCGGTGCGGTCGCCGCCCGGCGGGGACACGGCACCGATCACCGTGACGGACCCGGCCGCGCCGCCGAGGGTGCGCACCGCCGCGGCCCTCTCGTAGAACGCGGCCAGTTGCGAGGCGAGCCCCGCGGGATAGCCCTCTTCGGCGGGGAGCTCGCCCATGCGGGAGGCGAACTCGCGCAGCGCCTCCGCCCACCGGGAGGTCGAATCGGCGATGACGACGACATCGAGGCCCATGTCGCGAAAGTACTCGGCGACCGTGACACCTGTGTGCACGCTCGCCTCCCGGGCCATCATCGGCATGTTGGAGGTGTTCGCGACCGTCACCGTGCGCTGCGACAGCCGTCCCCCGGTGCGCGGATCGGCCAGCTCGGAGAGCTCCTCGATGACGTCCGCCATCTCGTTGCCGCGCTCCCCGCAGCCGACGTAGACGATCACGTCGGCGTCGCACCACTTGGCGATCTGCTGCAGCAGCACGGTCTTTCCGGTGCCGAAGCCGCCGGGGACGGCGACCGTGCTGCCGCGGGCCACCGGGAAGAGCAGGTCGACGGCCCGCTGCCCGGTGTGCAGCGG encodes:
- a CDS encoding cation-transporting P-type ATPase encodes the protein MPSLPVPDVFTAVRSSSRGLTPAETAARQTRYGPNELPAVRHGPVWRRLVAQFTDLFAVVLLVSSAITFLAYVLERPHDPATLQLALAILGVVLLNAGIGFAQEYSAERTAESLQAMVPHTCRVLRDGERRELPVRDLVPGDVVILEAGDAVPADCRLVEAQEAAVNNAALTGESDPVARVAGPVPPGPQLSARNCVFMGTDLVAGTGKAVVFATGTATEFGRIFRLTAAAPRQQTPLQRQVAAMARRVAGVALATGAVMFAVRAPSGQPFVDTFVFSLGVMVALVPEGLPATLSVSLAIGVRRMARRHALVKQLLAVEALGSTSVICTDKTGTLTQAEMTVVQLWADGVSHTVSGVGYAPVGEITGAEPVRELLRAAALCGNARLVPPTGRDAWRVLGDTTEGALLVAALKAGLDPAEEEARTPRVSEYPFDSARKLMSTVHRDGLGTYLAYVKGAPLELLARCDTVERGTGNAPLTSTVRAEASAAADGMAEQGLRVLAVARRRVAGPRPPLADVESKLTLLGFAGMYDPPRPEVRDAVDACRRAGIRIVMVTGDHPLTAEAVARRVGIVREPSPATATGPQLDALDDRGLDDLLAGSTELLLCRVTPEHKMRVVTALQRRGEVVAVTGDGANDAPALKHADIGVAMGASGTDVAREAAVMVLLDDSFASITTAVGLGRSVYRNIRKFLIYLFSHNIAELVPIIAATFAGFPLVPITAVQILAIDLGSDVLPALALGAEPMEPDAMDSPPRPRNERLFSATVMGRICFLGGIQALGVCAVFFWHIHASGIPYADFTKDDPVYREAITMVQAGIVVSQFFNALAVRTDRQSVFRAGLLSNPWLIGAGCVGIALMAAISYAPPLQAVFHTAPLTAADWAVLTGFGVLLLIAEETRKWVLRHRRTSPEGGTR
- a CDS encoding V-type ATP synthase subunit B, encoding MSGFADVEYTGVRELRGPLVVVEGVRGVGWDEFATITLGSQERRHGLVLEVDRDLAVVQVLEDTSGMDRTGTRVAFSGTPLRIAVGTGWLGRVCNGRGEPADGGPPVLGGTYAAVGGAPINPVRREPPNEPVLTGVTAVDVLTTLVRGQKLPVFSAAGLPHLELAVQIAAQAACGGEAFAVVFAGMGLTHADAAFVRAGLAERSAARELVLLLNTADDPVIERLLTPRLALTVAEHLAFAEGRHVLVVMTDMTAYSEALREVSAARGEIPARRAYPGYLYSDLASLYERCGRIRGRPGSVTVLPVLTMPAGDITHPVPDLTGYITEGQIVLSAEVYAAGTYPPVDPLASLSRLMRKGAGAGRTRADHPHVAAQLIAALARSRQVRELADLIGRPALSPTDLRHLDLEDTFRKRFLAQAMDENRALDDSLDRAWEVLLTLPRSQLGMLPAELFEARRASSEAGTDGPGEAP
- a CDS encoding V-type ATP synthase subunit A; amino-acid sequence: MTSPHALVALPRILRVAGPLVEMECPAAVAMHDLVLLGAGRLPGEVVAIHGDTATVQAYEYTGGLAPGHPAEPQGRPLSVPLGPGLLGGVFDGLLRPLSGAGDLLVTGGPGGAPPGRTWPFTPRVAVGARVAAGDALGGITASVPLRLLVPPGRAGVVTAVAAAGEYSADAVLATVDGNEVRMAQTWPVRRPRPVAGRLPAVVPLHTGQRAVDLLFPVARGSTVAVPGGFGTGKTVLLQQIAKWCDADVIVYVGCGERGNEMADVIEELSELADPRTGGRLSQRTVTVANTSNMPMMAREASVHTGVTVAEYFRDMGLDVVVIADSTSRWAEALREFASRMGELPAEEGYPAGLASQLAAFYERAAAVRTLGGAAGSVTVIGAVSPPGGDRTEPVTAHTERFVRCLWSLDRDLAYARHYPAVSWVDSFSRDAAALAAADARAGDPDWPDRRAQVVRLLAEADRLADLVELVGVTALPPRERISVLAGRLLREAVIQQNALSPADAYSAPEKTAALVEATLTVIGRCLELVASGTGADTVEAVDFTPLLRARESAGPAQTAPVAAARDAVLSRLAEASA
- a CDS encoding universal stress protein, with translation MTRPSDRKPIVVGVDPDPTHRMALAWAADEAARRRLPLRPVHVEGVPTRGSWPREVPPSWEEWNEALHKAGRQVLEEAADFVTSRHPGLAVDALLAEGDPVWVLREQSRDAAAVVLGSRHLSRTQEVFGSASVALPVMAHTRCPLVVVPEPEHITQDPAYYVVGVDGSEHSAAAVDVAFEEAALRGARLRALFVWEAGPLRVFDEHGPQEECRRLLSEIVAGRRARFPEVDLRQELVVGHPVHVLTDASAHALGVVVGTRGHGGFTGMLLGSVSQGVLHHARCPVIAVPTSV
- a CDS encoding Acg family FMN-binding oxidoreductase; its protein translation is MTAQHLDANVVTALVTDAAAAPSLHNAQPWAFRWLRDAGVLRLYADPGRALLRTDPVNRGLHMGCGAALLNLRVAAAAAGLAPVVRLLPEPALAEFLAEVRLCGPGPPDRALARLHPAIHRRHSSRLPFRDEAVPAAARQRLCDAARAEGAQLVFPGAWHVRSILELVRDAEVREALDTGVRAETTQWTRTEPSGTAGAVDGIPGEAFGPRQRGTSAPVRDFSVGRPMPGRGSEPFEKAPNIALLGTARDEPVEWLRAGQALERVLLRATTEGLVASVTSQPLEWPETRWAVRDPVSAMAHVQMVLRLGYGPEGPASPRRPVTELLEFL
- a CDS encoding TrkA family potassium uptake protein, producing MKVLIAGAGRLGTQIARVLSAARNDVTLVERDEDRVAELEGMPQVRLVAGDACEPGLLERAGAFACDLFIAATGRDEDNLVISLLAKRQFGVGRVAARVNEAENTWLFDGRWGVDVAVPATTPLISLIEEATGATDTVALLRLSKAGVEVIETAITARSRAAGHTLGEIGLPAGTVVATVVRDGRPTVPGPGVRLMPGDELLLVSHEATEQEIQAAFQ
- a CDS encoding V-type ATP synthase subunit D, which encodes MSGRGSRVPVGRAGRLRLRRNLATALRGADLLERKLRLLLDRERVARRAAQDAGRVWRERMSEADTWLVRGVLLGGEGALAEAVPADRARVEVRWAALMGVRHPEAVSCTGPVRSPEEQTPPNTALAHAERAYRAAIRAATEHAAQQAAADLLAAEAARTRQRVRALNRHWIPRLRRELTAVELALEEAEHEEAVRRRWAASHGAR
- a CDS encoding CBS domain-containing protein, which gives rise to MKVSEVMTAPPVCVAPDVSLVQVTRQMAECSVGSVLVVDDGALRGIVTDRDLAIRGVGGGLDARARVDAVMSPRAVTIDADDDLQVAYQTFRRSGVRRLPVLGAGRVVGVLTIDDLFLDVFRRFADLLGAVAWSVLQEPPGPLSEAGVPHAP
- a CDS encoding TrkA family potassium uptake protein, with the translated sequence MRVIIVGCGRVGATLATQLVTEGHDVRLVDQQPKARKQLAPGFSGAFHVGNGFSRAALETAGIGHADAFVAVTSGDNSNIVSARTAKETYRVPIVLARIHDPCRADIYRELGIPTISSVRWAVNRIHQMLVHRHLIPELAFGNGETLLVRSRLPSYLTGRPVTDFDIDGEIRVVEITRAGHSLLPAHGVLAEPGDVVTFGVAAMALSRLSGFLGKELGT